A region of Methyloversatilis discipulorum DNA encodes the following proteins:
- the ntrC gene encoding nitrogen regulation protein NR(I), which produces MNPVWIVDDDRSIRWVLEKALARESIPFEAYSTAQEALDALDAGGQPQVLVSDIRMPGESGLSLLEKVKARHPSLPVIIMTAYSDLDSAVAAFQGGAFEYLPKPFDVDHAIELVRRAIEESMHQGGAPAEADMAPEILGKAASMQDVFRAIGRLAQSHATVLINGESGTGKELVARALHRHSPRREAPFIAINTAAIPRDLLESELFGHERGAFTGATATRRGRFEQADGGTLFLDEIGDMPPELQTRLLRVLSDGHFYRVGGHSPIKSNVRVIAATHQNLEDRVKQGLFREDLFHRLNVIRLRIPPLRERREDIVLLAQHFMTKSAQELGVDAKRLSEPAMRYLQGLDFPGNVRQLENLCHWLTVMAPGQTVDVKDLPAELRAQPAREVTGDWVASLAAEVDRLIALKQPALFDHLVQEFERTLIRRALASTGGRRIESAQLLGIGRNTITRKIQELNIEGGRDADGDSE; this is translated from the coding sequence ATGAATCCGGTCTGGATCGTCGACGACGACCGCTCGATACGATGGGTGCTGGAAAAGGCCCTCGCACGCGAGTCCATCCCCTTTGAAGCGTATTCGACCGCGCAGGAGGCGCTCGACGCGCTCGACGCCGGCGGCCAGCCGCAGGTGCTGGTGTCCGACATCCGCATGCCGGGCGAGTCCGGCCTGTCGCTGCTGGAGAAAGTGAAGGCGCGCCACCCCAGCCTGCCGGTCATCATCATGACCGCGTATTCGGATCTCGACAGCGCGGTCGCCGCCTTCCAGGGCGGCGCCTTCGAATACCTGCCCAAACCGTTCGACGTCGACCACGCGATCGAACTCGTGCGGCGAGCAATCGAAGAAAGCATGCACCAGGGTGGGGCGCCGGCGGAAGCCGACATGGCGCCAGAAATCCTCGGCAAGGCGGCGTCGATGCAGGACGTGTTCCGCGCCATCGGCCGGCTCGCCCAAAGTCACGCCACCGTGCTGATCAACGGCGAGTCCGGCACTGGCAAGGAACTGGTGGCGCGCGCGCTGCACCGGCACAGCCCGCGCCGCGAAGCGCCCTTCATCGCGATCAACACCGCCGCCATCCCGCGCGACCTGCTCGAATCGGAACTGTTTGGCCACGAGCGCGGCGCCTTCACCGGCGCCACCGCGACGCGGCGCGGCCGCTTCGAGCAGGCCGACGGCGGCACGCTCTTCCTCGACGAAATCGGCGACATGCCGCCGGAGCTGCAGACCCGCCTGCTGCGCGTGCTGTCCGACGGCCACTTCTACCGCGTCGGCGGCCATTCGCCGATCAAGTCGAATGTGCGCGTCATCGCCGCCACCCACCAGAACCTCGAAGACCGGGTGAAGCAGGGCCTGTTCCGCGAAGATCTGTTCCACCGGCTGAACGTGATCCGGCTGCGCATTCCGCCGCTGCGCGAGCGGCGCGAGGACATCGTGCTGCTGGCCCAGCACTTCATGACGAAGAGCGCGCAGGAACTGGGCGTCGATGCCAAGCGCCTGTCCGAGCCGGCGATGCGTTACCTGCAGGGGCTGGATTTCCCGGGCAATGTGCGCCAGCTGGAAAACCTGTGCCACTGGCTCACCGTGATGGCGCCCGGCCAGACCGTGGACGTGAAGGATCTGCCGGCCGAACTGCGCGCCCAGCCGGCGCGCGAAGTGACCGGCGACTGGGTCGCTTCGCTCGCCGCCGAGGTCGACCGCCTGATCGCGCTGAAGCAGCCGGCGCTGTTCGACCATCTGGTGCAGGAGTTCGAACGCACGCTGATCCGCCGCGCGCTGGCCAGCACCGGCGGTCGCCGCATCGAGTCGGCGCAGCTGTTGGGCATCGGTCGCAACACCATCACGCGCAAGATCCAGGAGCTGAACATCGAAGGCGGACGAGACGCCGACGGCGACAGCGAGTGA